Genomic DNA from Nonomuraea rubra:
CCACTGGGATGCGAGGCTCCTTGGCGGGCTGGACGCTAACGCGCGTGTCTCGCGGTCGTTATATCGTTTTAATCGCAAATATCGCGACGTCGGCCGGCCGCGAGGGTCGGACTTCGATGGGCTATACGCGTCGTGGGGCTTTCTTTTGAGAGAGATCCGGGCTGACCGGCGTGCCGTACTCGTGGCTGACTATGCGCGGGGGGTGTTCCGCCGATTGCGGGCAAGGCGGACAGCTCGGTTGTGCCCGTACCTCGGGAGCGGCGTGTCCGCACGAGCCGCTCTCTTGTCGCCCTGCGCCGGCCGTACCGACGGTCGCAGTCAGGTGGATGGAGTGTCGCCGCATGCCCCGCGGCGGGCGTGGCGGTGATCTCGTGCGAAGCCGCAGATGGGCTGGCAGCGCGGCCACATGTCCTCCTCACAGGCTGAATGAGGCTCTGTGAACGTGCACAGTAACGCACGGGCCGACGTATCGAAAGGCCCACTCTTGGATTCGCAGTAAAAGCCCTGATAGCGGGCATGCAGCCGATGAAAGAGCCACTTTCTGCTCTGTGAACGCTCCCAAAGACTGCTCTTCAGGCGCCTCTCGCCGGTATGGCGCGCCGGAGGTGCCAGCAGCCTTCCCAGGAAGCCTGGCGCCCCTGCTATCGCTGGTCGGATCGGCCATGCCGTCTGTCGGCAACGTCGGCTCTTGACATCGCCGCTGTCTGTTTGCACAATGCGGAATGCGTTTTCCGAGCTGTTGACCGGTCCGATGCGGCACTTGCAGAGACGTTGTCCGCCGCCTCTGCGGGCGAGCCATCCAACGCCTTTTCGCTCACGCCCAACGCGGTTGAGAGCACGCTCCGCCCCAGGCGGCGAAAGATTTCCCGGAGTCCCTGGCCACACGGCTACTGCAGCAACGCGCATGTCCAGGTGATTCGCTGCGCAGCCGTTTGACCATCGAAAGGCGGTCGCAACCCATGGTGAGTACGCACTTAGGCATTCAACGACTTACCCGATCAGGGATCATCCTCTCGCTGCTGGCCTCGGCTCTCGTCTTCAACGCCACGGCCGCGCAACCCGCCCAAGCAGCTGATATTCCGCCGAACCCGCTGGAGAAACCTGGTTGGATTCTCGATCGGAACGACGAGTTCAACGGCAGCCTCGACACGAGCCTGTGGATCACCAACTACTTCGAGTCGCGGACGACCGAGGAAAGATCCAGGGCGCGGTACGGATTCCGCGACAACGCCCTCGTTCTGCGCATCGACGACGACCAGCCGGCCTATTACGCCGACGGCAACCCGATGAAGGTCTCCAGCATCCAGACCGGGCAGAGGACCGGTCTGCACAAGACCTCTCCCTTCCATCACTCGATCCCCACCATCATGAAGTACACCCCGCGGTACGGGTACTTCGAGATCCGCGCGAAAAGCTCGGCGAGAAGCGGGATCCACACCGCGTTCTGGACGGCAGGCAGGCAGGACACGTCGACCCAGACCGGGGAGATCGACGTCATGGAGCACCCGGGTCAAATGGGGCGCAGCTTTCTCTACAGCCTGCACAAGTGGTCCGATCCCAACTTGGTGGAAACCAGCAACACGATCTCCGTTGGATTCGACATGACGACCGAGATGCACATCTACGGTCTCGAGTGGACACCGACGCAACTCAAGCTGTATGTGGACAATGTCCTGACGAGAACCATCAACGCGTCTCCCGCCTACGGTGCGGTGTTCTTGCTGGGCATCTACGAGAACGCCGGCTGGACCGGAAACGTCGATCCCGCGGACCCCAGGCCGAGAGAATTCGTCGTCGATTATTTCCGTGCCTACCGCAAAGCGGCGGACGCGCCGATCGTGAGCGGCGCCACCTACAAGATCCGGAACGTGGCAACGGGCAGGTACCTGGACTCCGAGGCGAACGGCGCGCTGATCGTCGCGGCCCCGAGTTCCTACGACGACCAGGACTGGGTCGTCACGCAGCAATCCTCCGGCGCGTGGACGATCAGGAACGCCAGAACAGGGAGGTATTACCTGGACAGCGACGCGACGAACAACGCCGTCATCTGGAACTCGGGTGAAATCATCGCCGATTCGCTCTGGGGATTCGAGTCGGCCCCTGGAGGCCACCGCCTGACCAACGGCCATGTCAGCCGCGACTACATGTACGCGACTTCGGCGGGCGAGGTGAAATGGAACACCGGCGCGACCGACGCCAGCACAGTCTGGGCCTTTGAGCCCAAGTAGAGGGCCGGCTCGGCTCGACCCGTGAAGGGGCGCGCGGCTGGCTGCGGACTGCCCGGTCGCATCGGGAACGCGAGAGGACACCCGGTGTGAGCCTGCGAACCCGGCCAGGGCCTGTGGGTGCCGAATATTGCGTCACAGGGTTTGATCTGGGGTTTGCTGTGTTCGCGGGCTCGGCTTTGGCAAGATCGCAGTGCGGCTCTGCGGCTGCTGTACTCGATCGTCGTACGGGTATTCGGCTGGATCGCGCTGCTTGCGCGATCACAGGCGTCCAAGGATGCGGAGATCTTGGTGTTGCGGCATCAGCTGGCTGTGCTCTGCCGCCAGGTGGCCGTGCCTCGGCCGTCGTGGGCGGACCGGGCCATCATTTCCGCGCTCGCGCGACTCCTGTCCCGACGCCGCCGATGTCACCTGTTCGTCACACCGCGGACGCTCCTGCGCTGGCACGCCGACCTGGGTCGGAAGGTGTCCCCGGCCACCGTGTGGGCGATCTTGAAGAAGGCCGGCGTCGATCCAGCTCCCCGGCGCAGCGGTCCGACCTGGGCCCAGTTCCTCAAGGCCCAGGCGTCCGGGATCTTGGCCTGCGACTTCTTCAACGTCGAGACGGTCATGCTCGCGCGACTGTACTGCTTCGCCGTGGTCGAGCACGCCACCCGCGGGTCCACGTGCTCGGTGTCACGGCGCGCCCCACCGCCGGCCGGGTAGCCCAGCAAGCCCGCCAACCTGATGCTCGACCTGGGCGATCGGATCAGCGACTTCCGATTCCTGATCAGAGACCGGGACAGCAAGTTCACCCGCTCTGTTCGATGAGGTGTTCACGACCGAGGGTATCCGCGTGCTGCTCACCGCACCTCAGGCTCCTCGGATGAACGCGGTCATGGGGCGGTGGGTCGGCAGCGTGCGCCGCGAGCTACTCGACCGGGTCCTCTTCCTGAACGAACGTCACCTGCGCAAGGTCCTCGCCGAGTACGAGACCCACTTCAACAGGCATCGTCCGCACCGAGCCCTGAAGCAGGCCAGCCCTCTGCGGGCGCTACCCGATCCAGTCGACACCGACATCGAGGTCTCCCGACGAGACCGGCTCGGCGGCCTCCTACACGAATACGCCCAGTTCGCATGAGGAGACACGATATCTGGCACCCACAGGCGGAGGCGGCTGCGAGCCAGTGCCGGGGAGTGCCTCATCCGGTCTGCCAGCGGCGGTTCGCGCGGGAGAGTGAGCGGGCGTCCGAGTAGCCGAGACGCCGCGCGAGGCTGTTGAGGCCGGCGGGCCGCATGCGGTGGTACTCCGATCGCCGTACACGATCGAGTTCTTCGCGCCAGGTGGTGCCGTGGGCGGCGAGCCGCCGTTGCAGGGTGCGAGGGCTGGTCGCGAGATGCGCGGCAACGGTCTCGATGGTGGGGCCTGTCATCAACGAGTCCCGTAAGAGCCGGCGGAACTCGTCCAGCCATGTGTTTCTCACCGGCAGGGGCGGAAGGTTCTCGGCCTGGTGGCGCAGGATCTTAGCCAGGAGCGAGTCGGCTCCGAGGAGGGGCAGCTCCAGGTCGGACTTGCGCATGGTGACGGTGTCGGCGGGAGCGTCGAAGTCCACCTGGCCGGTCTGGAAGAAGGTGTGGAACGCGGCGTGATGTCGCGGTGCGGGCTGCCGGAGGGCGACCCGCACCGGGTTGACGGGACGACCGGTGGCCGTGCGGGCGCGGCTGAAGGCGCCGGCGATCCCGAACTGCATGGCCAGGTCGGCGCCGCGCCCTTCGCCGGTGTTGAGATGGACGGTGAAGGAGATCTCTCGATCGGTCTCCTCGGCGGGTTCGAACCGCCAGTTGGTGCTGATGGTGGTCATGTAGCTGCCGGTGGCCGCCATGCCGTCCCAAAGTGTGGACGCGGTGATGAACAGGTAGTCGTAGAGGCCGAGCGCGCCGACCACGTAGCGTTCGGCGATCAACAGGGCGATGTCGTCACGTTCCGCACCGTGCTCGACGAGCTCCCATGCTCGCAGGTAGCGGTCGCCGGCGATTCTCGCGTGGTCGGTATGGAGCACCCACACGGGAATGCCGGCCTGTCGTGCTATCGGTTCGGGGTCCAGACCTGAACCGCTAATGATGAGCCTGGGAAGAAGAGCAAGATCCAACCCGTCCACAGGCTAAGCGTGGCAGCACGGTGGCGCGGATTACCACCCAGTTGACGTGATTTGTCCTATCCAGCTCCGGGTGCCGTCCTTGATCCTCTTCTTAATCGCGACACGGGGGAGTGAAAGGAACCTGATGCCCACCGCCAACACCGCCCCAGCCGATACCGTCACTTCGCGAACCGTACTCTGGGGACGGCTCGCGCTGGGCACGGTCGCCGGCGCCGTTCTGTTCACCGTCGCCTGGATCGTGCTCAGCTTCGTCAGCGACGGGTACACCATCGGCGGCGACCACATCGCGCCGTATTCCAACCTCACCCAGCCCATCAGCGGGCTCGGCATGGGCGACACCGCCCCGTACATGAACGCCGCGTTCGTCCTCAGCGGGCTGCTGTTCGGGGCCGGCTTCCTGGGCTTCTTCCGGGCCGTCGAGGGAGGACGCACGATCAGGCGCGTGCCGGCCTCGATCGGCCTCGGCCTCGTACCGATCGGCCTGGCGCTCATCGGGCTGTTCGATCTCGAATCGCCCGCCCTGCACTTCGCCGGCGTGACGCTGGCCTTCCAGCTACCGATCCTGACCTTCGTGGCCGTGGGCCTGTTCCTGCGAGATGTCTCCGGCCGGCGGCTGGCGAACCTGCTGCTCTACGTGGCCGCGCCGATCACGCTGATCCTCATGGCGGTCTACTTCAGCACCTTCGACGAGGCGACCACCGCCGGCAACGACGGCATCGCCGGCCTGACCCAGCGCCTGTGGCTCACCTGGGTCCTGGCCTGGTACGCCGTCCTCGGATGGACCGCCCACCGTAGTACCCATCGGTGACATCCCGTCGTCCCCGGCGTGCTGAGAACTTCTGGGATGTTCTTCGCGTCCTACGTGTCATGCTGAAGATCGCTACTGCGGCCATCGCCGGATCCGGCATCTTCATCTGTTCGTCCGCCTGTGCCGTGACAGCCGCCGTCTCCCAGGAGTCGTGTACGTTCACCTGGTCCAACGTCCAAGACCGTGACGTGCTCACCACGGTCTCCGAGGCGAGGACGCTGGCAAAGGGCGAGAAGCGGGTCCCGTCCATGAGGGTGGTGAAGTCGGGCGTCGCGCAGGTCACCGGGTGAAGCTCGACAGGCCGCACACGGCGATCGCGTCGCTGCGTACGCGGGTCGGCCATGCGTTGGTGCCGATCGGCCGGACGTACCCGTCCAAGGTCCTTCGCGGTGAGACCTCTTTCGGTGGCGCGGGACAGGAGCAGGACCTCGGCGCACCTGTCTCCGGCTGCGCCGAAGCCGCTACCGCGCTGTCCGAACGCGGCAGGCGCCGCAGGCCGCAGACAGGGGAACAGTTCAGTGGGGATCGCTGGACGTCCGGTCGCGTTCGGGTGCGTCCAGCGTTGGCTGACCATCCGGCGGTGCCAGGACAACAAGGTGCCCGGTGTCACGATTCGATGGCGGCGAAGCCGCGCGGGTGGCAGTCGCGCCAGTGCGGCCGGCAGCGCCCGGTCGGCCCGGTCCGGTCGTGGTCGGGAGACTTGACGACGCAGGACGGCGACTTCATGACGCAGCGCCAAGATCTCCACGTCCTTGGAGGTGTCGTCCCGCGTGAGTAGCGTCAACCAGCCGAACAACCGGACCATCAGCAGATACAGCAGGCGTAGAAAAACGAGTGCCGAGGATAGAAGGCCAGGCCAGATGCCATGGACGAGTTTGGCACGGCACAAGGGCTGGTCGGACCGGTGAGAGGACCTTCACGGCCACGGGCTTCCGGCGACCTTGAGCTTCGAATGGAGGGCTCCTCCGGCCCGAGCGGTCGGCTGCGTGCAGAAGAAGGGGAGCGTTCTCAAGTTGTGCGACTACTCTCAGGTGTAATAGGGCTACTTTTGGTGATGGCATGGGTTGACGGAGGGGGTGCCGGTGCTGCAGGTGTACTGGGACGTTGGCGTGCGCGTTGTTGATGTCCCCGTCCGCGTGGGCGTCCACGGGGCCGTGGTCCTGGTCCCAGCGTGAGGAGGTTGCGGCCGCCGTAGCCACAGTTACGGTGCTTCCTGGCACCTTGCTCACCGGGCCGATGGCCGCCGTCGGCGGAGACGGAGCAGTCGAGGGAAGCCTGTCGAAGTGGGGTTGGCCCTCAAGCCGGCCAGGCGCCCTATGACCTGCGGCGTGGAGAACATGTCCAGCTCATCCACGTGTCCGGTCGCAGGAGCGGCCCTGAGGAGGCCACGGTTGTCGTGGAGGACGCGCTGGTCGACAGCGTGAGTTACTCGGCAGGTTCGGCGGGCCTGGCAACCGTCGTCGTCGACGGCGTCGTCGCTCCCACGGTCGCGTCCTATGCGGTTAACGGGGAGATAGCCGTCGCCGTTGTACGCGCACAAGGCTGACCTGCCGGTGCAGTCTCGTCAGGTGGTATCGATGCGGCTCTGAAGGCGTGGCTTGAGTGGACGGTCGCAACGATGGTGGCTAGGGTGAGGGCCCGATCGTGCTCGGTGCGTGCTCGTACGCTCTATCACGTGCCGTCAGGATCTGGCTCCGCCTGACACACATAACGTGCTGAGGTGGCACGAACCATCACCCGAGGACACGGTGCGGCCCTACTTCTAATTCGATGGCCTGCGTGCTCGTAAATCCGATGACTGCGACTTCGAGACGAGTCGAGATGACGCTTGATCTAGTATTTATGTTCGTTCGTGCTGATCGCCAACGCTTGACTTATCGACAGCGCCGCGATGCTAATGCCTTGCTCAATATGTACCGAACGCGGCGTCTCACGCTTCGGTGGCGCCAGCGTAGGAAGTCTTGTGCCATCGACTGTGCACTCCGATGGTCGCGCCGTTCATGCGCGGCATCCGGATGCCGGTGATCGCGATCTTGATGCCAGCTTATTGCTCCCGCGCGATCCGCTGATCGCCTTCGAGTGTGAACAGCCCGAGCGGCGGCTCATCCAGGCCCACGAGCGGACCGGCCTCCCGCCAGCCCAGGCGGTGATACAGCCGGGCGGCGGGTGCTTGCGAAGAGGTGATCAGCCAGGCCTTGGGCCAGCCGGCGACGGCCTGGGACAGCAACGCGGAGGCGATTCCTTTCCCGCGGACCTCGGGGTGGACGAACAGGTCGACGACCTCGAAGGAGCCCGAGGTCATCCTGGAGACGGCGGGTGCACCGAAGGAGCTCTTGAGCAGGTCGTAGATCCGGCTGCCCGACAGATCGGCGGGGGTCGGCCAGCCATAGCAGATGCCGAGCAACCGCCCGTCGCGATCGCGTTCGACCCACGCCCTGAAGAAGGGATGTTCCAGGGCTTCCGCCAGGCGATCGGCGTAGGCGTCGAGTTGCTCGGGAGTCTCCGACCAGGGTGGGTCGGCGTAGCAGCGGCGGTACAGGGCGATGATTTCAGTGGGATTGAGCCGTGTCATGAATGCGCCGCCTTCTGGAGCCGCGTGATGGGCACGATGGTCAGCGTGGCCGCTGCGGCGAGGAGGATGAAGGCGAGGCGGAAATCGGCCGTGGCGTCGCGCAGGATGCCCACGAGCATGGGGGCCAGGGCGGCGAAGCCGAGCGCGGTCAGCGCGGCCGTCAGCGCGAGCCCCACGCGCAGGTCGCGCTGTTCGCCGAGCACGGCAGGGACGGCCAGCATCGCGACCACCTGGATGCCGATCATCACGGTGAGCAACGTCCCGGCTCCGGCTCCGGGCCCGTTCTCCTGAAGCAGGGGCACGATCCAGGCCAGTTCACAGTAGTACAGGGCGGAGTTGACCGCCGATAGCGCGGTCACCCGCCAGGCCACCCCGCTACGCCAGGGCAGCCCCGTGGTGAGTGGCCCCGCGGGGGCCGCCACCCGGTCCAGGGCCAGGGAACGCCGGGATGCCGCCCACGCCATCGCCCCGGCCAGCGCGAGCACCGACCAGGAGGCCAGCGCCCCCGGCCAGGAGCCGAGGAAGCCGGCCAGCGGTGCGCTGACTCCGGCCGCGACGGCGCCGCCCGCGCCGAGCCCGGCGGTGTAGATACCGGTGGCCAGGCCGGCCTGGTCGGCGAAGCGGCTCTTGACGACGGCGGGCAGCAGCGTCTGAGCGATGGCGATGCCGGCCCCGACGACCGCCGCGCAGCTCAGTTGCAGCCAGGTGGATCCCCCGGCGAGGCGGGCGGCGGTGGCCACGGCGATGACGACCAGGCCGAGCAGGACCCCGCGATGGAGCCCTAACCGGCGGCCCGCCACGGCGGCCAACGGCGCGCACAACCCCATGGCCAGCGTGGGAACGGTCGTCAGCAGCGCCACGCCGGTCGCGGTCAGATCCAGGTCGGCGCGGATGCGGTCCACCAGCGGCGAGACCGCGGCGATCGCCGGCCGCAGGTTGGCCGCCGCCACGAACATCGCCAGCCCTGCCGCGCCGAGCACCTGCTTGTCGGGTGGCGAAGAGGTCAACATCATGGACACTCCAATGATCTCGGACAATCTCTATCCGAGTTGTACCACAACTCGGATAATAAACATCCGAGTTGGGTAGGCTGGTGACCATGAAGTTGTCCAACGGGGTGGAGTGGGCGCTGCACAGCTGCGTCACCCTCAGCCAGAGCCGCGAGCCCGTCCCCGCGGCCAGGCTCGCCGAGCTGCACGGCACCCCTCCCGCCTACCTGGCCAAGCACCTGCAGGCGCTGTCGCGCGCGGGCATCGTGCACTCCACGGCCGGGCAAGTGGGCGGATATGAGCTGACTCGGCCCGCCGCCCAGATCTCGGCGCTGGAGGTGGTACGGGCCATCGACGGCGGCGAGCCCGCCTACCGGTGCACCGAGATCCGGCAGCGAGGCCCGCTCGCCCTCCCGGCCGAGCGATGCGAGCGGCCGTGCGCGATCGCGCGCGCCATGGCCGCGGCCGAGGAGGCCTGGGCGGACGCCTTGCGCCAGGTCACGATCGCCGACCTCGCCGCCCGCATCGACGCCGACAGCGAGGGTACGGCGATGGCCGCTGTCAGCCGATGGCTGGCCGCCACACGATAGGAATCCGGCAGACAATGGACGCCACTTCCTCCACCGTGCTCGGACCGGCGTGATCGCCGCGGACAAGGTCGGCTCCCTCGGCACGACCGCCGCACGCGACGCGCGCGGCGCCCAGACCGTCGTCGAGGCAGTCGAACGGCGTCACCGAGGCGCCTGCTCAAGGTTCACGCGTGGCCGTGTTCCCAGGCCCAGGCGGCGATGCCCACGCGGTTGCGCACCCCGAGCTTGCGCTGGACGTTGGCCACGTGGGTCTTGGCGGTGCCGGCCGAGATGAACAGCTCGGCGCCGATCTCGGGGTTGGACTTGCCTGCGGCGACCAGTTTGACGATCTCCAGCTCGCGGTCGCTCAGGGGCTGTTCGCCCGGCGCGCCGGTGCGGGTGGGTGATGGGGTGAGGTGGCGCAGCAGGCGTACGGTCACCGAGGGGCTGATCAAGGCATCGCCTGCGGCCGCCGCTCTGATGCCCTCCACGAGGAGCACCGGCCCCGCGTGTTTGAGCAGGAAGCCGCAGGCTCCTGCGCGGAGCGCGGCGTGCACGTACTCGTCGAGGTCGTAGGTGGTCACGACGATCACTCGCATCGGCGCCGCCGCCTCGGGGCCGGCCAGGCGCCGGGTGAGTTCGAGCCCGTCCATGCGCGGCATGCGGATGTCGGCGACGACCACGTCCGGCCGGAGCTCGCGGGCGAGGCCGAGCGCGGTCACGCCGTCCGGCGCCTCGCCCGCCACTTCCAGGTCCGGCTGGACATCGAGAATGGTGCGGAAGCTGCGCCGGATGGCCGGCTGGTCGTCGGCGATCAGAACCCGGATGGTCATGGGAACACCGCCTTCACGACCCAGCCGCCGCCGGCGCCGCGGCCAGAGGTGAACTCGCCGCCCAGTGCCTGCACCCGCTC
This window encodes:
- a CDS encoding integrase core domain-containing protein, yielding MFTTEGIRVLLTAPQAPRMNAVMGRWVGSVRRELLDRVLFLNERHLRKVLAEYETHFNRHRPHRALKQASPLRALPDPVDTDIEVSRRDRLGGLLHEYAQFA
- a CDS encoding RrF2 family transcriptional regulator, which produces MKLSNGVEWALHSCVTLSQSREPVPAARLAELHGTPPAYLAKHLQALSRAGIVHSTAGQVGGYELTRPAAQISALEVVRAIDGGEPAYRCTEIRQRGPLALPAERCERPCAIARAMAAAEEAWADALRQVTIADLAARIDADSEGTAMAAVSRWLAATR
- a CDS encoding AraC family transcriptional regulator; protein product: MDGLDLALLPRLIISGSGLDPEPIARQAGIPVWVLHTDHARIAGDRYLRAWELVEHGAERDDIALLIAERYVVGALGLYDYLFITASTLWDGMAATGSYMTTISTNWRFEPAEETDREISFTVHLNTGEGRGADLAMQFGIAGAFSRARTATGRPVNPVRVALRQPAPRHHAAFHTFFQTGQVDFDAPADTVTMRKSDLELPLLGADSLLAKILRHQAENLPPLPVRNTWLDEFRRLLRDSLMTGPTIETVAAHLATSPRTLQRRLAAHGTTWREELDRVRRSEYHRMRPAGLNSLARRLGYSDARSLSRANRRWQTG
- a CDS encoding GNAT family N-acetyltransferase, translated to MTRLNPTEIIALYRRCYADPPWSETPEQLDAYADRLAEALEHPFFRAWVERDRDGRLLGICYGWPTPADLSGSRIYDLLKSSFGAPAVSRMTSGSFEVVDLFVHPEVRGKGIASALLSQAVAGWPKAWLITSSQAPAARLYHRLGWREAGPLVGLDEPPLGLFTLEGDQRIAREQ
- a CDS encoding CynX/NimT family MFS transporter, whose product is MMLTSSPPDKQVLGAAGLAMFVAAANLRPAIAAVSPLVDRIRADLDLTATGVALLTTVPTLAMGLCAPLAAVAGRRLGLHRGVLLGLVVIAVATAARLAGGSTWLQLSCAAVVGAGIAIAQTLLPAVVKSRFADQAGLATGIYTAGLGAGGAVAAGVSAPLAGFLGSWPGALASWSVLALAGAMAWAASRRSLALDRVAAPAGPLTTGLPWRSGVAWRVTALSAVNSALYYCELAWIVPLLQENGPGAGAGTLLTVMIGIQVVAMLAVPAVLGEQRDLRVGLALTAALTALGFAALAPMLVGILRDATADFRLAFILLAAAATLTIVPITRLQKAAHS
- a CDS encoding DUF998 domain-containing protein — protein: MPTANTAPADTVTSRTVLWGRLALGTVAGAVLFTVAWIVLSFVSDGYTIGGDHIAPYSNLTQPISGLGMGDTAPYMNAAFVLSGLLFGAGFLGFFRAVEGGRTIRRVPASIGLGLVPIGLALIGLFDLESPALHFAGVTLAFQLPILTFVAVGLFLRDVSGRRLANLLLYVAAPITLILMAVYFSTFDEATTAGNDGIAGLTQRLWLTWVLAWYAVLGWTAHRSTHR
- a CDS encoding family 16 glycosylhydrolase, whose protein sequence is MVSTHLGIQRLTRSGIILSLLASALVFNATAAQPAQAADIPPNPLEKPGWILDRNDEFNGSLDTSLWITNYFESRTTEERSRARYGFRDNALVLRIDDDQPAYYADGNPMKVSSIQTGQRTGLHKTSPFHHSIPTIMKYTPRYGYFEIRAKSSARSGIHTAFWTAGRQDTSTQTGEIDVMEHPGQMGRSFLYSLHKWSDPNLVETSNTISVGFDMTTEMHIYGLEWTPTQLKLYVDNVLTRTINASPAYGAVFLLGIYENAGWTGNVDPADPRPREFVVDYFRAYRKAADAPIVSGATYKIRNVATGRYLDSEANGALIVAAPSSYDDQDWVVTQQSSGAWTIRNARTGRYYLDSDATNNAVIWNSGEIIADSLWGFESAPGGHRLTNGHVSRDYMYATSAGEVKWNTGATDASTVWAFEPK
- a CDS encoding response regulator, with protein sequence MTIRVLIADDQPAIRRSFRTILDVQPDLEVAGEAPDGVTALGLARELRPDVVVADIRMPRMDGLELTRRLAGPEAAAPMRVIVVTTYDLDEYVHAALRAGACGFLLKHAGPVLLVEGIRAAAAGDALISPSVTVRLLRHLTPSPTRTGAPGEQPLSDRELEIVKLVAAGKSNPEIGAELFISAGTAKTHVANVQRKLGVRNRVGIAAWAWEHGHA